A window of Mercenaria mercenaria strain notata chromosome 16, MADL_Memer_1, whole genome shotgun sequence contains these coding sequences:
- the LOC123541210 gene encoding ganglioside-induced differentiation-associated protein 1-like: MDENKIIYCLDDLEHIFDEIEERLEKSKRELEGNRNTWLFGPTFTAADITAITLFIRLKFVGVDTRYFSSTKRPVVHEYFTRLMKRPSVVKMMAKFASSKSIMVKMMLKTYGIRALKFGLIVGLTGLGYVGLREYFKETKILQKA, from the exons ATGGACGAAAACAAGATCATCTATTGCTTAGATGACCTTGAGCACATATTTGATGAAATCGAAGAGAGGCTTGAAAAGTCAAAACGAG AACTCGAAGGAAACCGAAATACCTGGCTGTTTGGTCCAACTTTCACTGCCGCAGACATCACAGCGATAACGTTATTCATACGTCTGAAGTTTGTCGGAGTCGACACTCGCTATTTCTCAAGCACTAAGAGGCCAGTGGTGCACGAGTACTTTACTAGATTAATGAAAAGACCCTCAGTGGTGAAAATGATGGCGAAATTTGCCAGTTCTAAAAGCATAATGGTAAAAATGATGCTTAAAACATACGGAATACGAGCTTTAAAATTCGGACTGATTGTGGGACTTACCGGCCTTGGATATGTTGGCCTAAGAgagtattttaaagaaacaaagaTACTTCAGAAAGCTTAA
- the LOC128549327 gene encoding ganglioside-induced differentiation-associated protein 1-like — MDYKEVKLYYSPSSYYSLKALLALYEKDVPFEEHVVNIQSGEQNQDWFLTINKNGEVPVLKIDGKCITESETIIDVIDETFTSEPNLVPDVKTGYGSDVRDFRKLLHDIPIDLITYGIVCNRNLIHKDGVCEIPAMFSRESAGKKMVFWRNRQTSEETRK; from the exons ATGGACTACAAAGAAGTCAAACTATACTATTCTCCCAGTTCGTATTATTCACTTAAG GCTTTGCTGGCATTATATGAAAAGGATGTACCATTCGAAGAGCATGTTGTAAACATTCAATCAGGAGAACAAAACCAGGACTGGTTCTTGACCATCAACAAAAATGGGGAAGTTCCGGTTTTGAAAATAGACGGAAAATGTATCACCGAGTCCGAAACGATTATTGACGTAATCGATGAGACATTTACTTCCG AGCCAAACTTGGTACCAGATGTGAAAACTGGATACGGAAGTGACGTCAGAGATTTCCGGAAACTACTCCATGACATACCTATCGACCTAATTACATACGGAATTGTATGTAACCGTAATTTAATACATAAAGATGGTGTCTGCGAAATACCGGCAATGTTCTCACGTGAGAGTGCAGGCAA GAAAATGGTTTTCTGGAGAAATAGACAAACTTCAGAAGAAACGAGAAAGTAG